CGGAGGTTCATGTTCTCCGCCCTAAGAATGGCGCTGACGCACGGTGGATTACCTATAACCTCCTCTCAAGTCAGTTCCTAGATCGCGCGCGCGGTGCTGTTCATGGAGTCGGTGGTCTGCAGCGCATCTCCTCTAGTTACCTTGGCAGTTACAAGGTGGTCGAGACAGGTATCCCTAACCAGAAGCGCATCGCCGACTACCTGGACCGGGAGACCGCCGAGATCGACGCTGCCGTGGCCGACCTGGATAGGTATGTGGAGCTACTCTCTCTGCGAAGGATTAGCATTGTTGAGCGTCGCTTAGTCGAGGCAAGTTACGAGATGTGTCCAATAGGACTCCTTGCGAACGTAACGCTGGGAAAAATGGTATCCACAAAAGCGCAAGACGATGGCGTCTTACAAAACTACCTTCGAGCTGCACATGTGCAGCCTGGTGGCCGCCTAGACTTCTCGGCACCTGAAAGACGAATGTACTTCTCGGCTTCCGAAGCTTATCGCCTAAACTTGTTGAAAGGCGACGTTGTCGTAGTGGAGGGTGGTGCTGGATTCGGCCGAAGCGCCATTCTTGATACCGATCTGCCAAACTGGGGATTTCAAAACTCAATTAACCGGCTCCGGGTCAAACCAAGCAAAGCCGACCCCCGCTTTGTCAACTACATGCTAATGAGAGCTCTGCAGAACGGTTCCATCGACCTTGCTACCGACACCGCTACCATTCCGCATTTCACAGCAGAAAAACTGTCTCGTTTTCGTATACCTGTTTGCTCTCTGGCGGACCAGGTTCGCTTCTCAGACACTATCGACCGCGAGACTGCCACACTCGACTCCCTCATCTCCGAGTCCACTAAGCTCCGCGACCTCCTCCTGAAGCGTCGTTCCGTTCTTATCACTGAGGTCGTCACCGGCCGGAAGAAGGTGTAGTCATGGGTATTCAGTCCACGATGGAGAAGGCGTTCGAGGACGCTATTGTCAACCACCTGATCGGCTCCGGGTGGCTGCACGACACCGACACCACCAATCCCGGGTGGGACAAGGCCCGGGCGCTCTACGTCCCCGACGTGCTGCACTGGCTGGAAACCCAGTACCCGGAGGAGTACGCAAAGGCGGTGCCCGAGGGGGCGGCCGACGTGCAGCGCGAGGTGTACGTCTCCAAGCTGCTCGACAGGCTTGCCCAGATGCTGGACAAGGCCCCGATCCTCAACGCGCGGACCAAGAAAGTCCAGCACGGGTTGCTGGGAACGCTGCGAAGCGGCTTCTCCCACGCCCAGCGCGGCCAGATGAAGGCCACCTTCCCCAACATGGTGGCCTTCTACCCGGAAAACCCGCTCTACACCAGCGCGGTCGAGGACGCACAGAAAAACCGACTTCGCGTGATGCGCCAGGTACCTTTCGACGTCACCGGCACCGACACCCTGGACCTAATGCTCACCGTCAACGGCATCCCGGTGGCCACCCTCGAGCTCAAGACGGACAACACCCAGGCGGTGCGCGACGCCATCAAGCAGTACAAGGTCGACCGCAAGCCGACCAAGAACCGCCCCCTGCTGCAGCCCAGCCGGGCACTGGTTCACTTCGCCGTGTCCAACCAGGAAGTCTACATGACCACCGCCCTGGCAGGTGTAGATACGTTCTTCCTGCCTTTTAACAAGGGCAACGACGGCCACGCCGGCAACCCGGTCAACCCGAACGGTTCCGACACCGCTTACCTGTGGCGCGAGGTGCTCGAGCCGGAATTGTTTCTGCGCATCCTGCGGGACTACGCTCTGTGGGAGCCGGCCTCCAAGGGCAATGCCGGGCGGCTTGTTTTCCCCCGCTACCACCAGCTGCGGGCCACCGAGAAGGTCATTAGCGACATCGACGAGCGTGCCCGTAACACCGGCAGCGGCGCGGGCGGGCGATACCTGATCCAGCACTCCGCCGGCTCCGGAAAGACCAAGACCATCGCGTGGCTGGCCCACCGGGCGGGACGCTTCATTGACCCCGCGGGCAAGCCCGTGTTCGATTCGGTCATCGTGGTCACCGACCGAACCGCCCTCGACG
The Corynebacterium sp. BD556 genome window above contains:
- a CDS encoding restriction endonuclease subunit S — protein: MNRTVSLRHYADVNPRTNEFKEVAEGESLAFLPLENIWPSGSADYSQTKAWKNTDTSYTQFRRGDILVPKVTPTVFHGRSMIAETETEVGLATSEVHVLRPKNGADARWITYNLLSSQFLDRARGAVHGVGGLQRISSSYLGSYKVVETGIPNQKRIADYLDRETAEIDAAVADLDRYVELLSLRRISIVERRLVEASYEMCPIGLLANVTLGKMVSTKAQDDGVLQNYLRAAHVQPGGRLDFSAPERRMYFSASEAYRLNLLKGDVVVVEGGAGFGRSAILDTDLPNWGFQNSINRLRVKPSKADPRFVNYMLMRALQNGSIDLATDTATIPHFTAEKLSRFRIPVCSLADQVRFSDTIDRETATLDSLISESTKLRDLLLKRRSVLITEVVTGRKKV